GAAAATAAAGCTAgtcataatttctcttttatcATTGACCGTGTAGGTTGTTCTAACATCCTATTTGTAGACATTGACTTCATGGAAGATAAATTCTAAGAGTCGCTATCCCGAGGGATGAAAGGCCACAGatgaattaaaaagagaaactcaaaacacaatatatggaaaaaattaaaagtattcaCTTTTCACAAAAACCAACATCCCATCAAAGCTGTTATTTGGACCCCATTGTTTTGGGTGAAATGATTGCAGCCAAACCCATGCCTCTGTGACAAGTAGTTTTCCCCGAGGCCTGGCACCCACAGACCCCACTGTACTTGCATCTGTATGTGGTGGTCAGTCTGTGGCTGGGAACTGAGTCAGCATCTGGCTGTGTGCCCAGCTGGCCTAAGTCACAGGATGGAAGGTGATGGTGGTCCACAGTTGGAATCCTCAATGAACAACACATCATTCTGCCCACATCTGCGAGGACACAGACCTACCTTTCCTTAGGCTGGTGATCTCAGGCCCTCGTGGTCCTGGGGGACCCCTAGGGCAAGAGGGCACGATCTCGATCCCACACCCAGAGCCTCGGGTGAAAAGCTTGGATCTGCAAAGATGAACAGTCCCTTGAAATGATGATGCCTCTCCAAGTCGACCCCTCACCTCCCCTTGTCCAGCCTCCAATTCTTTCCCCCAATCCCCATGATCCCTCCTCTCCTCACCACCCTCACTTCCAAGCCCCCACAGCCCACCCACCTTCTCACACTCTTCCTGTGTGACCCTCATCTTCCAGTTCATGGAACAGATGAATTGGAAAACCAGTTTGTGGAACAAGGGACGCTGGGAGTGGTTCCTTCCATAGAGGAACGAAAAGATGATCTGTCTGTGGGCCTGGTTGTCCTCTTCCATCTTACTGGCCAGGTAGCTGAAAAGACATCAGGTGGCTGTCAGGAGCAGGACAGGAAGGGCCTCTGCCTGAGGTCAGCTTTCTAGAAAGGATGTGGGCTGAGCATCTTCACACAACCTTCCCAGCCCTCCCCAGCATCCCTGGTCATCAAAGAGCCACTGCTGGGCAGGACCTTCAGAAGGGCATCTCTAACGCCTGGTTGGTGAGGATGAAATCCCAACCTCTGTTCCTTTCCTTTGGTTTTATGTGCACACACCTGACTCCCTGGGTTGTAGGTACATGTACAGTTCCTGAGGGCCGGAACTGATCTATTTCTGCATTTATCCCTTTCCTACTAAATGATATGTTTAGGGCTTGGCTCTTATTGACGCATTAGTTCAGCAGCCCTTCTTGAGTCTCTCTTCCCATCACCTCATATCCCCCAGCAcattgttgtcgtttagtcattaagttgtgtctgactttttgtgaccccgtggactgtagcctctcaggcttctctgtttaggagatttcccaggcaagaatactggagtgggttgccatttccttctccaggggatcttcctgacccagggatcaaacccaaatctcctgcattgcaggtgggttctttaccgctgtgtcactagggaagccccagtcacATAGGGTGCCCTTTATAAGGTTTCACTGAATGAATGGAAGAATGTTTTATAGCCAAATGCAATACAGATTACCTTGGAGATTCACTATAACAAACCattgcaaaatgaaaagaattgtGCTGAGGAAAATACCAATGCATTGGTATTTTGACAAGATCTACCTTCCCCAGTGGTTAGTAATGCAAAACATCACATTATAATAGGATTTTAAGGAAAGTGTTAGTAGGATGCAGAAATTAGGGAGCTCAGGAATCATGAAGGTTTTGGTGTTTGAACTCAAGGATAAggtcattttcttcagataaatgtgTGTGGGAAAGATATCTGGAAAGAAAGCATaaggatataaaatataaaatagagggAAGGGCATTTGGAGGGAACAGtgaaacaaaggaataaagaatCCGGACATTAAGCAAGGGTGATGGCAACTGTCAAGAGGGCTGACTTCCAACCCTGAACTCTGGCCTTGATTTTGGTGAGTAATTAGCCAATGAACACAGGTCATACCGTGTCTTTGGAAGAATATTCAGGCAAATAAAGCCGACTGGCTTGGGGGAGAAACTTGGAAGAAACATAAGTGGGGAGGGTTTTACACCTGATTTCAGCTGTGTAATGAGGACCCCAGTCATGGCCTTTGTCATGGGAACCCAGAAATGGAACATGGTGACACTTGGTACTGATGTGGGAAGGAGTGAGACAGAAGAATTCAAACTGGAAATGAAACTCTCAAGCCTGTTTACTTGGGGGCAGGATGGTGTcagttctttcttcctctcctcttagcaggatttctttgtttccttcagtCTTTTGACTGATATTAGGGTTTGTTTTGACAACAATATAAAAAacatacttcatatatatatatatatatggatcatatatatatatatgattttttacttttatctagttttttttcactttttctattttatattcagtcTTCCCATTTCATTTGGtttgtgttttctaatttctccatttcgttttttttgatgttctgtCTCAAgactttatcaagtgtagtagaaaatcttttgcatacatacatgtatatatatatataaatcatatgtatatatagcttagaaaacttatgaattttggcataactaaaaaatttatgacattttgactATATTTGTtcgacttagtatgaatagaatgctagatttctcattaaaaaacagACAAGCAACAAGAaccaaagatttactgtatagccaGGGATtgacacgggagcctggtgggctccagcccttggggtcacagagttggacacaacttagtgactaacacagggaactatagtcaaaataccttgtaataacctataatggaaaataatctgaaaaaaaatgtgtatatgtataactgaataaacttgctgtgtacctgaaacacgGTAAGTCAACCGTACTTCAATTactataaggaaaaaaacataCTTTCAAACAGAAAGCACTCCACCATAAACAGTAcaaataggtgtttttttttttttttaaagatgaaagggACGAGCCCCAtacctctccctccaccctcccaggGTGCTGAGCATTGATGGGGAGATAGAGCAAGCTACTCACAGAGCTATGAAGAAATGGATCCTCCGGTATTGCCAGAAGAGGAGGCTGGCTCGGCTGAAATAAGCGATCACCATCGCCAGGAGATACTGatggacagaaagaaaaaacagagagaggTCACATCCCAGAAGAGGAGAaacagagaagggagtggcaggacTTCCCGGGCggtgctgtggtaaagaacccatgtgccaacgcaggggactcaggttccatccctgggttgggaagatccccgagagatggaaatggcaacccactccagtcttcttatctggaaaatcccctggacagaggagcctggtgggcgacagtccgtggggtctcaaaagagtcaacATGTCTTAGCGACTAAACGGCAGCCACaaagagagggaggtggggactGGGTGGTGCCCCTCGGAGAAGAGCCCCCTGCCCCATTTTGGGTGAGCCTGATTATTCGGAGGAGGAGAGGACGCAAAGTCCACGATGCTCCCAGGACAGGGGCTGTGGATTTGAGGGCAGCCAGCACTGGATGGCTTTTGATGAGCTGGAGCAAAGATGAGTCTCCTCTGAGCAGAGCGGGGGATTTAGGTGACCATCACCAAGTGACTCGCCTGGGGCTCAGACCCCAGAGGACACCTCCAGGCCCCCGGAGGGGGTTGCTGACAAGGCATCAGGTTGGAAAGGGGAGTGGAAATCTGGGTTTAGAGagtacccccaccccacccaacccCAGACAGGTGCTGGAGCAGAAATCCCCAGTGGATGACTCACCTTGTCGGATACCTTCAGGTTTCTGTCCCAGGCCAGGAATCTCTTAACGACATGATCCTCTGTGAAAAGAGGGCAGATGTTAGACAATAGCAACAGGGCTGCCAGGAGAACATTCCAGAACAAAGAGGGAGAACGATACCTCCAATGGGGAAATTCTGGAATGTGACTCAGGGCCGGGGGAGGGAAGACCTTTCACTGGATGGGAAAGGGGGTGACTCCCCTTCTAGGGCTAGCAAATGAGAGGGACCAGTGCCCCTTCGTTATGCATGCACGTACCACTGCAGAAGCCATCAAGTTATCACAATTTCTCACCTGACAGTCACGTCAGGCATGTAGATTCAAACAGCCTAGATTCAGTCAGGGCTAAGAATTCTCAGGGGTGCAGCTACCAAGTTAACCTGATCTTACAAGATGATCATTTCCAAGACTGatctctgctgtgctgtgctgtgctgtcgcttcagtcatgtctgactctttgccaccgcatggaccgtagcccaccatgctctgtccatgcgattctccaggcaagaatactggagtggatagcttttctcttctccaggggaatcttcccaacccagggatcgaacctgcgtctcttgcactgcaggtggagtctttaccactgagccatcagtatCATTTCTAAATCTAATCTAATTCTGCCTCATTCCTAAGTGTCCCTGGTGAGTGATCAGTACCGAGTCCCCCAGGGACTGAGAGCTCATCAGCTAGTAGGGAGTTCCTCTCCCTTGGAAAAATGTAGTtgttagaagtttttttttttttttttaattatagaacaGGAGGTTGTGGGGCTGATGGGGAAGGGTCCTTACCAAGCACCTTGTTGAAGATCACGTGGTGTTCAGGCAGCACCAAGAACACCTGCTGTTTCTTCAACTTCGTCCTGAGCCCACTCAGCGACTTCACGATCCAGCTGTCCTGGGCCTCGTCGTCCGCCTCTGCTCCAAATGCCACTGACCACTTCCTCTTATAGCCAGGGCGCCAAGGCAGGGAGCTGGAGCTGGCCCAGAGTgctgagagaggaaaagagggttATGAAGCTTTTGATATGAAGCTTTTGTCTTTGGAATTCAGCCCCTGGTTCCCCAAGCCCTAAACCATTCCCACTCCCATCCCCAACTCTCCCCATCCAGTCTCTCCAGCCTCATAGATTGTTGTCCTTTCCGTCTTTCTCTGTCGATATCCACCTACCCCTCCCCCCATTTTGGGGGCCATTTTTCCAGTTTCCCATCCTGAAAATCTCTTCCTCGTGGCAGATAATTTCTCCCACTGTGTTGTtctagtcgccaagtcatgtttctctgtgaccccatggactgtagtcctgaggctgctctgcccatgggattttcagacaagaacacaggagtagacccaagtctcttgcattggcaggtgaattctttaccaccgactCACCAGAGAAGCAATTTCTcccactcaggaaaaaaaaaaggaaccctcccTTTGTTTCCCCAGCTCCTTTCTCTCATCCTTGGATCTCAGGTCCTAACCTCCTTTCTTGCTTCCCAGGTTTTCTGTGTCTCCAGCTCCTGTCCTCTCCTCCCCAAGTCTCTGACTTTCTGAATATCTCCTTCCTTCCACACTCACCTTATACAGGAGCTCCTTCCTGACCTCTGTACCCCTTCCTCCCCAGTGTTAACCCCCTGAAATTCCTTCTCGTGTCCAGCTCCCTCACCTGAGGGTCCTGGGCTTTCTTCACTGACAATCATCTCCATGGGGAGCCCCAAGAAACTGGACGCGGGGCTCAGGTCCTCAAACTGGGAATTCAGGCAACAACTGGCCATGATTTCTCCCGAACTCTTCTTCCACACAAACTAGACTCTGTTCTGTCTCAGCTCTTCTGGATCCTGGCCAAATGCAAGCGTGACGTCCCTTCTTCAAACTGAGGATGAACTGGGAGTGGAGGAGGATCCGGGGAGATGCTGTTGTTCACCTCTGCCGTTGAGCATTATGGGAGCCTGCTTTTCCAATCAGGAAGGTCAGAAGCCTCTGACGTCACTGGTCATTCCAATCTGGCAACCAGCTTGAAGAAAAACACAAGTAAGTGTTTGACCGAGGTGTCCACTTCTCCTGGAGATTAAGGGGAAATTGTATCTCCTGCTGCTGACCCAACTCCTGACCATCCCCCAAAACTTCAGGTGTGGGATTCCCTGTTTATCCCTTGCCCACAGGCTTGCCCTTTTTCAGGGCACAACTGAATGGTATCAAACACTTACGTTGTTGTACAACCATTGCCACTGTCGTCTCCAAAATGTGTtaatcttcccaaactgaaactttgtccccattaaacactaacgccccatcctcctcccccagctcctggcacccatccttctactttctatctctttgAATCTGACCCCTCTAGGGAGTTCATAGAAGTGGAATTGTATAACATTTGTCCATTCATATCTGGCTGATTCACTTAGTGTAACATCTTCAAGGTTCACCCTTGTGGTAGCCTAAATCAAAATTTCCTCCTTAGACCCCCAAAGCTGGTGTGGATGGTACAcaataggaaaaaggaaagaaaaccctgGATCTGAGGTCATTCTGATGTATCCTAAGTGCAATGGGAAACCAGTGAAGGAGAGGAGCCACAGTCCAATTTgcatcaaaagggaaaaaattaatgtCGCCTGCTGTGTTaatgggtggggtggagggaaccccctggtggtccagtggttaggactctgtgctctcactgctgaggccctgggttcaacccctcgacggggaactaagaccccacaagatGTGAAAATGGGGTGGAGACTCAGCAGGAGTTGGAACTAGGGAGACCCAGATGTGGTTAGGAGTTGAGGGGTGGGTAAGTCCAGAAAGGGGATGTCTGAAAAGATGGAGAGAAGTCATCAAGTTCCAGGCATCTGGAGGAAGAGCCAGCAGGTCTCTTCGGGGGATCAGACAtgggggaggctggagggctgtagtcctgTGCCCTCTGTGTTCCTGTGCATGCGTATGCCTCTTCTGCATGCAGGCattttaagtcacttcagttgtgtctgactctttgcaacactatggactgcagcccaccaggctcctctgtccatgggattctccaggcaagaatactggagtgggttgccattctctccttcttgacccagggattgaacccgcagcTCTCacatctcctactttggcaggcaggttccttaccgctagcaccaccggGAAGTCCCTTATGCCTCTACTGCTGAAACTTGTTTCTATAGAGAAATACTAACTTTTCCTCTTAAAAGTGGAATTATCAAATTTTCACTGTGtgtaaaaagaaatatcaaataatcattaaataaataaatgctctctgtatagaattttaaagtttccttcctttttatggattAATTGTATCAGCATAcacactacattttctttatccattcatctgtcaacgaacacttgggttgtttcacAACTTTGGCTCTGAGCCCTGCTTTTGAATTATTGTTTGGACTTTGATGAGAAGTACCTCTGTTGTTCAGGGTGTGCccaaagttttattttgtattttgatcaCTTACGTGTTTCTAGTTGGTCATCTAGAGTCAGAGCAGTTCATCGAAGGTGCGGAGACCGTCTCTCTGGGTTGCTCTCCATGACTTTCTGAGATGGACTAGGTCTCAGAGGCCCTGCAAACCGCATCTGATGTCCTCCCCAGCTGCCACTGGACTGGTTCTCCTCGCATGGGCACTGCTGGGAAAAGCACTGCCGCTTGAGGACCTGTGTCCTTCTGCTGTGGACGATGTTCAATTGTTAGGAGGCAAATGAGTTCAAGTTTGCAATCATTAGGCTTTCAACCATCAATGCTGATTGGGTCTCTCcataacaaaacagaagttcACTCTCTCTCCCAGTTAACAAGCTTTCAAATATTAGAAGATTGGTTTTCTGTCTTCCTGAAAGTGTCTCTTATGAACAGCAAAATGCCTTGATTGTTTAATCTAATCTTCAAATCTAGATTGGATAATCCAATCTTCCCCTGCCCACCTTGCCCAATCAGGCTACAATTGTGTGGGGTCTGTTGCTATGTTGAGCAAAAATGGCATAAACAACATAGATTGAATCTGCTGCTGTAACTAAGCAGGACCTCAGGATTTGGGGGGATGaattctcctcctgtcttccccTGCATCTTGTCTTTAGGAAATTTTAGCTTCCTAGGCCTTCTCCAAGTTCCAAAGAGTAAATCTAATCAAAGAAGTGAGAACatgcataaagaaagaaaaacagccaaaaagagataaaataataatagtttaaccATTAAACAAAGTCAGTGTCCTTTAGTCCCTCCACAAGGGGTATAGATAATATTCTGGGCCAAGCCCTGCGAGCTGTTTCACAGATACTGAAAACCCCATCAGGTGGAAGAGGTCACgggcatgtagaccccagaccagcaGGAACCAGAAGGTTAATGACGTTGACTCCTGGTTATCTCAACACCAGCCAATCAGAGGAAggtccacaagctgatcacacaACCCCAcaaccacccctcccccactctttttccttcacttaaaatttttttaaattttatattggagtatagttgatttataatgttgtcttagtttcagttatacatttatatatatctattctttttttcagattcttttcccctttaggttaatacagaatttttttcccctatgctGTGCAGCTTATggaatctcagttctctgaccagggactgaacctgggccccagtggtgaaagcctggaatcctaacctcTAGGCCACCAAGAAACTccttaggttattacagaatattgtgtagagttccctgtgctatatggtaggtccttgagGAGTGTCTATTTTTTTGGCCTTACCATGGGGCATGTGGGaattgtagttccctgaccagggatcaaacccacgcctcctgcattgggagtgaagagtcttaaccactggactactgggGAAGTCCTGATTGTCCATTTTATatgtggtagtgtgtatatgttaaccccgAACTCCGAATTTATCTCTCCACCcctcacatttcccctttggtaaccataaatttgttttctatgtctgtgagtccatttctgttttgtaaagttcatttgtatcatcttttaagattctaCACAGAAGCGATATCATACTGTGTCTGtcgttctctttctgacttgcctCACTTAGTATTATGATGTCTAGCCCCACCCGTGTTGCAAGTGACACTGTTTCATCCTTTTTAAGGTTTTGTAACATCTCGTCGTGCGTATGTACCACATCAActttatccactcacctgttgatggacatgtaagttgcttctgtgtcttggctagtgtaaataatactgctatgaacatagaggtgcatggatctttttgaGTTGTGGGTTTCTcctgatatatgcccaggagtgggattgctggatcacagagtagctctattttcagttttttaagggcCTTCCATGCTATcctccatggtggctgcaccttatattcctaccaacagccACACCCCATCTTTAAAAACTCTTCCCTGAAAGTCACTGGGGGAGTTGGGGCCTATTGACCACTAGCTGCCTGGACTCCTCGCTTGTCACCttgttccctttccttcctcatgacctggTGTCAGGAGACTGGCTTTACTGTGTGCATGTGAGCAGACTCAAGCTTGGTTCAGTAACAGTGTGTTCAGTGGGGAAAGCAGAACTATCacttctcctcttctctctccctcctatGAATGCAGCTTAAGATAACTGTACTGCAGAAATATCAGCAGTGTGAAATTAAAGTGCTTTGTCAATACAATCCTTTCAGCTGAGGATCACACggagaaaataataaacagatgCCAGGACCTAGGCTCACAGATTCTAATTCCACAGCACTGAGCTACAGCCTAATTTGAACTTTCTTGTTGACATGCTTCTGATGGAAATCTCTGGGTGAGATGGGCTGCCCAGGCTGGTGCAATTGCTGTTATTCagttcctaagttgtgtccaactctttgtgaccccaagaactgtagcccaccaggttccactgtccatgagattctccaggcaagaatactggaatggcttgccattttcttctctagaggatcttcccagatcagggatagaacccacgtctc
This portion of the Bos indicus x Bos taurus breed Angus x Brahman F1 hybrid chromosome 25, Bos_hybrid_MaternalHap_v2.0, whole genome shotgun sequence genome encodes:
- the LOC113883983 gene encoding speedy protein E4-like, yielding MASCCLNSQFEDLSPASSFLGLPMEMIVSEESPGPSALWASSSSLPWRPGYKRKWSVAFGAEADDEAQDSWIVKSLSGLRTKLKKQQVFLVLPEHHVIFNKVLEDHVVKRFLAWDRNLKVSDKYLLAMVIAYFSRASLLFWQYRRIHFFIALYLASKMEEDNQAHRQIIFSFLYGRNHSQRPLFHKLVFQFICSMNWKMRVTQEECEKIQAFHPRLWVWDRDRALLP